From one Mytilus trossulus isolate FHL-02 chromosome 10, PNRI_Mtr1.1.1.hap1, whole genome shotgun sequence genomic stretch:
- the LOC134687478 gene encoding organic cation transporter protein-like: MHFDDLLKILGELGRYQQIRLFYIYLVAIVCAFHAMNMVFVSAKPDYKCHVSKANVSDWIFGNTTEKDFQDFLQSAGKCEIFDEKMVSKLISSGKYTLNDIITNNVTVPKNKCTEWDYSREVYGPTIVTQFDLVCDKDWLRSTSKTLYFFGRLVGAVCFGQLSDIVGRKPTFFVCLLMLLIVGCVASAAPNFYVFIPFYILQGAAQTGLFLVIFIMGTELVGPSYRMFAGFVIHAFYAIGYMTLAGLAYGIGNWRYIELVITIPVVLFVPYIWLLPESVRWLLSNHKEEEAKRIIRKVAAANHVEISEELLEDLTKLDEKSETETKGRKYTIIDLCRPGMICLSLNVWFNWLVNAMLYYGLSLGTGNLGGDPYINFCIAGAVEIPACIMCILILNPLGRRRPLCAIMVIGGAACIATGFIELIPLKITLAMIGKFCITSSYTIIYLMAAEVFPTVVRNIGIGVSSMCARIGGMLAPQILELNRIWGPLPLIVFGGLAIFSGALALLLPETSGKPLPQTLEDVIGTEKRKAKYRGIKMKDCS, from the exons ATGCATTTTGATGATTTGCTAAAAATCCTTGGAGAACTCGGACGATACCAACAGATtcgtttgttttatatatatttggtagCTATAGTATGTGCCTTCCATGCCATGAATATGGTGTTTGTCAGCGCCAAACCAGACTATAAATGTCACGTTTCAAAAGCGAACGTTTCTGATTGGATTTTCGGTAATACTACAGAGAAAGACTTCCAAGACTTTCTACAGAGCGCTGGAAAATGTGAAATCTTTGATGAAAAAATGGTATCAAAACTTATTTCATCTGGAAAGTATACGTTAAATGATATCATAACGAATAATGTCACGGTACCAAAGAATAAATGTACAGAGTGGGATTATTCAAGAGAAGTGTATGGACCAACTATTGTTACACAG TTTGACTTGGTATGTGACAAAGACTGGTTGCGTAGTACATCTAAGACTTTGTACTTCTTCGGCCGATTGGTTGGAGCTGTATGTTTTGGTCAGTTGTCAGACAT AGTGGGAAGAAAACCAACCTTTTTTGTCTGCCTGCTGATGTTATTAATTGTTGGTTGTGTCGCCTCAGCAGCACCGAATTTCTACGTCTTTATCCCTTTCTACATTTTACAAGGTGCAGCACAAACCGGATTGTTTCTTGTGATATTCATAATGG GTACTGAGTTGGTTGGTCCATCTTATCGTATGTTTGCAGGGTTTGTGATCCACGCTTTTTACGCTATTGGTTATATGACATTAGCAGGTCTAGCATATGGCATCGGCAACTGGAGATATATTGAATTGGTTATCACAATTCCGGTGGTGTTATTTGTGCCttatatttg GCTGTTACCTGAGTCAGTTAGATGGTTGTTATCAAACCACAAAGAGGAAGAGGCAAAACGTATAATTCGAAAAGTAGCTGCGGCAAATCACGTAGAGATAAGCGAGGAGTTACTTGAAGACTTAACAAAACTAGATGAAAAGTCAGAAACAGAAACGAAAGGTCGTAAATATACTATTATCGACTTATGTCGACCTGGGATGATATGTTTATCTCTAAATGTTTGGTTTAATTG GCTTGTCAATGCCATGCTGTACTACGGACTGTCTCTAGGTACAGGTAATCTAGGAGGTGATCCCTACATTAACTTTTGTATTGCTGGTGCAGTAGAAATACCTGCCTGCATTATGTGTATCTTAATATTAAATCCATTAGGGAGAAGGAGACCATTATGTGCCATCATGGTCATAGGAGGTGCTGCTTGTATAGCGACCGGTTTCATTG AATTGATTCCACTGAAAATAACCTTAGCGATGATAGGAAAGTTTTGTATAACATCATCATACacaatcatatatttgatgGCAGCAGAAGTGTTTCCCACAGTTGTCAG AAACATTGGTATTGGAGTGTCTTCAATGTGTGCCAGGATAGGTGGAATGTTAGCCCCACAAATTCTAGAACTCAACAGAATTTGGGGACCACTACCTTTAATAGTTTTTGGGGGCTTGGCTATTTTCTCTGGTGCTTTAGCCTTGTTGCTGCCTGAAACATCAGGAAAGCCTTTACCTCAGACTTTAGAAGATGTTATTGGTACTGAAAAGAG AAAAGCTAAGTATAGAggaataaaaatgaaagattgTTCTTAG